The following coding sequences are from one Kallotenue papyrolyticum window:
- the thyX gene encoding FAD-dependent thymidylate synthase, which translates to MKIDVLDHGSVELLDKMGSDLTTVEAARVSFLRGATTLGEREMRLIRYLAEHEHTSPFRHAHLMLRFKAPLFVARQLWKHIVGITPEFDLEERFSGFSGGFKDTGWNEASGRYVELQEEFYVPATWRAQSSSNKQGSAGPLQEQADAAAAYRQGLQAAYHAYLRLRELGVAKEQARIVLPQSIYTQWIWTGSLQAFLHVVDLRTKPDAQWETQQYGLAVRAILAEHFPVCLQKWETRAGHAAATT; encoded by the coding sequence ATGAAGATTGATGTTCTGGATCACGGCTCCGTTGAACTGCTCGACAAAATGGGCAGCGATCTAACCACCGTTGAGGCAGCGCGCGTCAGCTTTCTGCGCGGCGCCACCACGCTCGGCGAGCGTGAGATGCGGCTGATCCGCTATCTGGCCGAGCATGAGCATACCAGTCCGTTTCGCCACGCGCACCTGATGCTGCGCTTCAAGGCACCGCTGTTTGTGGCGCGCCAGCTTTGGAAGCATATCGTCGGCATCACGCCGGAGTTCGATCTGGAGGAGCGCTTCAGCGGCTTCAGCGGCGGCTTCAAGGACACCGGCTGGAACGAGGCCAGCGGTCGCTACGTCGAGCTCCAGGAAGAGTTTTACGTGCCCGCAACCTGGCGTGCGCAGTCGAGCAGCAACAAACAAGGCAGCGCCGGGCCACTCCAAGAGCAGGCCGACGCCGCGGCCGCCTACCGCCAGGGCCTCCAGGCGGCCTACCACGCCTACCTCCGGCTGCGCGAACTGGGCGTTGCCAAGGAGCAGGCGCGCATCGTGCTGCCGCAGAGCATCTATACGCAGTGGATCTGGACCGGCAGCCTCCAGGCGTTTCTGCACGTCGTCGATCTGCGCACCAAGCCGGACGCACAGTGGGAAACGCAGCAATACGGCCTGGCCGTGCGCGCGATTCTGGCCGAACA
- a CDS encoding cyclodeaminase/cyclohydrolase family protein encodes MEQRTIDTTVVAYLDALASGAPTPGGGGAAALAGAMAAALISMVCNLTIGKQRYAEAEDEMRAVLDRSETLRAELTQLAEDDVAAFNRLSAAYKLPRVTEADIAIRRDAIQEALKRATEVPLRTARAAAAILPLCPPVAERGNQAAVSDVGVAVQLAHAAIRSALLNVEINLRTLNDPLYVRQVRNEVARLTEGLATEVERLDALVMQRLRAE; translated from the coding sequence ATGGAACAGCGGACAATCGATACAACGGTGGTGGCCTACCTGGATGCGCTGGCCAGCGGCGCGCCGACCCCTGGCGGTGGCGGCGCGGCTGCCCTGGCCGGAGCGATGGCCGCAGCGTTGATCAGCATGGTTTGCAACCTGACCATCGGCAAGCAGCGCTACGCTGAAGCCGAAGACGAGATGCGCGCCGTGTTGGATCGCAGCGAGACACTGCGCGCCGAGCTGACGCAACTAGCCGAGGACGACGTGGCAGCCTTTAATCGGCTCTCGGCGGCCTACAAGCTGCCGCGCGTCACGGAAGCCGATATTGCCATCCGGCGCGATGCGATCCAGGAGGCGCTCAAGCGCGCGACCGAAGTGCCCTTGCGCACGGCGCGCGCTGCCGCGGCGATCCTGCCCCTGTGTCCGCCCGTTGCCGAGCGCGGCAATCAGGCAGCCGTGAGCGATGTGGGCGTGGCCGTCCAACTGGCGCATGCCGCCATCCGCAGTGCGCTGCTCAACGTCGAGATCAACCTGCGTACGCTGAACGATCCGCTCTATGTGCGCCAGGTGCGCAACGAGGTGGCGCGTCTCACCGAGGGGCTGGCTACTGAGGTTGAACGTCTCGATGCCTTGGTGATGCAGCGCCTGCGTGCTGAGTAG
- a CDS encoding cyclic nucleotide-binding domain-containing protein produces MPATHAAQRGIPPLPARAEALRHLARLQRLPDHELLLLARQAVLRAVEPEQLIMDVQTPAHALWLVLSGAVEHLMEDETGAEITLELLGPGDFFGEDGLFGSRYRRTAARAATRCVLLQWRYTALQPQLDVLSTFVGMLRVRFREHLLHTTLASVPILASLTPMERLSLAAYIDDTRLDRHHTILQAGEMGHELYILAEGQAVVVHQERAVAMLNPGDIFGEMSLLDRQPHEASVIALTPVHLLRLPEAALRHLIAQRPDVAHELQRLARQRREIDRRPEHIATTERLIASGIARGALALVRRPELCDPHCRRCEQACAARFGVARLRIDGPIFGDVIAADLCRQCRWGAECVEVCPVDAFQLDADGVWLITDRCTGCGACLSACPYQAINQVPVYPPAHTPLDWLRQRLGRQEAIMLRANKCDACAGYGDHACISACPTGALQWIPVAALYALAEASS; encoded by the coding sequence ATGCCCGCGACTCACGCCGCCCAGCGGGGCATACCGCCGCTCCCCGCGCGCGCCGAGGCGCTGCGACACCTCGCTAGGCTGCAACGGCTTCCCGACCATGAGCTGTTGCTGCTAGCCCGGCAGGCCGTGCTACGCGCCGTCGAGCCCGAGCAGCTGATCATGGACGTGCAGACACCAGCGCACGCGCTCTGGCTGGTGCTCTCCGGCGCCGTCGAGCACCTGATGGAAGACGAAACGGGTGCGGAAATAACGTTGGAGCTACTCGGGCCTGGCGACTTCTTCGGCGAAGATGGGCTCTTCGGCAGTCGCTATCGGCGCACCGCGGCACGGGCGGCAACGCGTTGCGTCCTGTTGCAATGGCGCTACACCGCCCTGCAACCTCAGCTTGACGTGCTGAGCACCTTTGTCGGCATGCTGCGCGTGCGCTTCCGCGAACACCTCCTGCATACTACCCTGGCCAGCGTGCCGATCCTGGCCTCGCTCACACCCATGGAGCGCCTCAGCCTGGCAGCCTACATCGACGATACACGCCTTGACCGACACCACACCATTCTGCAGGCCGGCGAGATGGGCCATGAGCTCTACATTCTGGCCGAGGGCCAGGCGGTCGTCGTGCACCAGGAACGGGCCGTTGCAATGCTCAACCCCGGTGATATCTTCGGCGAGATGTCGCTACTGGATCGTCAGCCGCACGAAGCCAGTGTGATCGCGCTGACGCCGGTGCACCTGCTGCGGCTCCCCGAAGCGGCGCTGCGTCACCTGATCGCGCAGCGGCCCGATGTAGCCCACGAACTCCAACGCCTGGCGCGTCAGCGCCGCGAGATCGATCGCCGCCCGGAACACATCGCCACCACCGAACGCCTGATCGCCAGCGGCATTGCGCGCGGCGCGCTGGCGCTGGTGCGCCGGCCCGAGCTGTGCGATCCACACTGCCGGCGCTGCGAACAGGCCTGCGCTGCCCGCTTCGGCGTGGCGCGGCTGCGCATCGACGGACCGATCTTTGGCGATGTGATCGCCGCCGACCTGTGCCGTCAGTGCCGCTGGGGTGCGGAATGTGTCGAAGTGTGCCCGGTTGATGCCTTTCAGCTCGATGCCGATGGCGTGTGGCTGATCACCGATCGCTGCACCGGCTGCGGTGCGTGCCTCAGCGCCTGCCCCTACCAGGCGATCAACCAGGTACCGGTCTATCCGCCGGCTCACACGCCGCTGGACTGGCTGCGTCAACGTCTTGGCCGCCAGGAAGCGATCATGCTGCGTGCCAACAAGTGCGATGCCTGCGCCGGTTACGGCGATCATGCCTGTATCAGCGCCTGCCCGACCGGTGCCCTGCAGTGGATCCCGGTCGCGGCGCTGTACGCGCTCGCTGAAGCCTCGTCGTGA
- a CDS encoding TSUP family transporter, with translation MASTMALLLIGLIAGVAGGMFGIGGGAIMVPALVILIGMSQKGATGTSIAAQVLPIGLLGALMYLREGNLDLRAALWLALGLIVGNLLGAVFVNQPFVSDRLVKKLYGVFLVAIGARYLVWDALARSLLTSR, from the coding sequence ATGGCATCCACGATGGCCTTGCTGCTGATCGGTTTGATCGCCGGCGTTGCCGGTGGCATGTTTGGCATCGGAGGCGGCGCGATCATGGTGCCGGCGCTGGTGATCCTGATCGGCATGAGCCAAAAAGGCGCAACCGGCACATCGATCGCCGCGCAGGTGTTGCCCATCGGTCTGCTGGGGGCGTTGATGTACCTGCGTGAGGGCAATCTCGATCTGCGCGCGGCGCTCTGGCTGGCCCTCGGGCTGATCGTCGGCAACCTGCTCGGCGCAGTGTTTGTCAATCAGCCGTTTGTTTCGGATCGTCTGGTCAAAAAACTCTACGGCGTGTTTCTGGTGGCGATCGGCGCGCGCTACCTGGTGTGGGACGCGCTCGCGCGGTCGCTGCTCACCTCCCGCTAG
- a CDS encoding trans-sulfuration enzyme family protein, which yields MRGTQHLETRLVHAGEREPVSGARATVLPIYASSTFVQPSAAELDRAFDEDGLVYSRHANPTVSGFEAAIAAVEGAVGAVAFASGMAAVHAALLAAGTPRGASQPQPCAILAAQDLYGASRTLLRQFFEAQGWPLTFCDMTDLACVEEQLRSQPTIVFLEPISNPLLKVCDLPRIVELAHAVGARVVVDNTLASPIVLRPLEHGADLVVHSATKYLGGHGDALGGVVAARSHLLHDTLRRYAKLLGATLGPFEARLLSRGLKTLALRVRQQSANALVVARWLTTQPRVRQVYYPGLETHPQHRLAAELFGGLFGGLVSFDLEPATPAAAYALMDSLELILPATTLGDVYSLISYSARSSHRDMTADERRQLGIGDGLLRLSVGIEDVRDIIADLEQALQRVA from the coding sequence ATGCGAGGCACACAGCATTTGGAAACCCGCCTGGTGCACGCGGGCGAGCGCGAGCCGGTGAGTGGCGCGCGCGCGACAGTCCTACCGATCTACGCTTCGTCCACCTTTGTGCAGCCCTCCGCGGCAGAGTTGGATCGCGCTTTCGACGAGGATGGGTTGGTATACAGTCGTCACGCGAATCCAACCGTGAGCGGCTTCGAAGCCGCGATCGCGGCGGTGGAGGGCGCGGTTGGCGCGGTGGCCTTCGCGTCGGGCATGGCCGCGGTGCATGCCGCGCTGCTGGCGGCGGGTACGCCACGCGGGGCGAGTCAGCCGCAACCCTGCGCGATCCTGGCAGCGCAAGACCTCTATGGCGCGTCGCGCACGTTGCTGCGCCAGTTCTTCGAAGCCCAGGGCTGGCCGCTCACCTTCTGCGACATGACCGATCTGGCCTGCGTTGAGGAACAGTTGCGCAGCCAGCCGACCATTGTCTTTCTGGAGCCGATCTCCAATCCATTGCTCAAGGTCTGCGATCTGCCACGCATCGTCGAGCTGGCGCATGCGGTCGGTGCGCGCGTGGTGGTGGATAACACGCTGGCGTCGCCAATTGTGCTGCGCCCCTTGGAGCATGGCGCCGATCTGGTGGTACACAGCGCCACCAAATACCTGGGTGGCCATGGCGATGCCCTCGGCGGCGTGGTGGCGGCACGCAGCCACCTGCTCCACGACACGTTGCGCCGCTACGCCAAGCTGCTCGGCGCGACGCTGGGTCCCTTTGAGGCGCGGTTGCTCTCGCGCGGGCTCAAAACCCTGGCGCTGCGCGTGCGCCAGCAGTCGGCCAACGCGCTGGTCGTGGCGCGCTGGCTGACGACGCAGCCCCGCGTGCGCCAGGTTTATTACCCCGGCCTGGAGACGCATCCGCAGCATCGCCTGGCAGCGGAGCTGTTCGGTGGGTTATTCGGCGGACTGGTCTCGTTCGATCTGGAGCCTGCCACGCCGGCGGCGGCCTACGCGCTGATGGACAGCCTGGAGCTGATCCTGCCGGCGACTACGCTCGGCGATGTCTACTCGCTGATCTCCTATTCGGCGCGCTCGTCGCACCGCGATATGACGGCGGACGAACGTCGTCAGCTCGGTATCGGCGATGGCTTGCTGCGTCTGTCGGTCGGCATCGAGGATGTGCGCGACATCATCGCCGATCTGGAACAGGCCCTGCAGCGCGTGGCTTGA
- a CDS encoding GGDEF domain-containing protein → MLRLHRYIVALILWLTFFFNVERIDLVVDAKNVSDIASPIYIVVGLVAVLGVLLPRWEWFSIWKMLFLSLVCVGIGYTFSKHPILGDLYTFVSLFELSSVLVTAVLSYTVGRLIADFVDTVRSFVITDPDKRVYTREQVEAVIRREMQHSRRVNRPLSVMVLDPAGEHAEVALSATAREIQKLLLKRYSLVSLLRLLLRTLRRTDIVLDRTEQGRVVVIMPEVRHEQIEAVIARLNESTRRRLGFTLRYGVASFPHHGLTFEELMRSAERNLRTWPEAVAPPDQPPGTAYAGNGHGAEHVAETEIVTRAAAD, encoded by the coding sequence ATGCTACGTCTCCACCGCTACATCGTTGCGCTGATCCTATGGTTGACTTTTTTTTTCAATGTGGAGCGTATTGATCTGGTGGTTGATGCCAAGAATGTTTCGGATATAGCTTCACCGATATATATTGTTGTTGGTTTGGTGGCGGTGTTGGGTGTCTTGTTGCCGCGATGGGAATGGTTTTCGATCTGGAAAATGTTGTTTCTTTCTTTGGTTTGTGTTGGTATAGGGTATACGTTTTCTAAACATCCAATTTTGGGTGATCTATACACATTTGTATCACTGTTTGAGTTGTCATCCGTTCTTGTTACGGCGGTGTTGTCTTACACAGTTGGTCGATTGATTGCTGATTTTGTTGATACGGTGCGCAGTTTTGTGATCACCGATCCCGATAAGCGGGTCTATACGCGCGAACAAGTAGAAGCTGTCATCCGCCGGGAAATGCAGCACTCACGGCGCGTTAACAGGCCGCTCAGCGTCATGGTGCTCGATCCCGCTGGAGAACATGCCGAGGTGGCTCTGAGCGCAACAGCCAGGGAGATCCAGAAGCTCCTGCTCAAGCGCTACAGCCTGGTTTCGCTGCTCCGTCTGCTCCTGCGGACACTGCGCCGTACCGATATTGTGCTGGATCGTACTGAGCAGGGACGCGTCGTCGTGATCATGCCCGAAGTGCGCCACGAACAGATCGAGGCCGTGATCGCGCGCTTGAACGAGAGCACGCGTCGGCGTCTCGGCTTCACGCTACGCTATGGAGTAGCCAGTTTTCCGCATCATGGCCTGACATTCGAAGAGTTGATGCGAAGTGCAGAACGCAATCTACGCACATGGCCAGAGGCGGTAGCGCCTCCCGATCAGCCGCCGGGTACGGCGTATGCGGGTAATGGTCATGGCGCCGAACACGTTGCCGAGACCGAGATCGTGACTCGGGCTGCGGCAGACTGA
- a CDS encoding sugar transferase encodes MALSHVPLDHQETLPWYERFDPEHRLIRGRAYHWLKRAIDLLVCMLALPILLLVFAIVAVAIKIESPHGPVLFVQQRTGRGGRRFNMYKFRTMVPNAEELKHQLRHLNELQWPDFKITNDPRVTRVGRFLRKTSLDELPQIINVIKGDMSLVGPRPTSFGSDTYLLWQTERLDVTPGITGLWQILGRAETEFDERLRLDIAYIERQSIWLDLNILARTVLAVVEGRGAH; translated from the coding sequence ATGGCGTTGTCCCACGTGCCCCTTGATCACCAGGAGACACTGCCCTGGTACGAGCGGTTTGACCCCGAGCATCGCCTGATTCGCGGTCGGGCCTACCACTGGCTCAAGCGTGCCATCGATCTCCTGGTGTGTATGCTTGCGCTGCCGATCTTGCTGCTCGTCTTTGCCATAGTAGCGGTGGCGATCAAGATCGAATCGCCACACGGACCGGTGTTGTTTGTGCAGCAACGGACCGGACGAGGTGGCCGTCGCTTCAATATGTATAAATTCCGAACCATGGTGCCTAACGCCGAGGAGCTTAAGCATCAGTTGCGCCACCTTAATGAGTTGCAATGGCCCGACTTTAAGATTACCAATGACCCACGGGTGACGCGTGTCGGGCGCTTCTTGCGCAAGACTAGCCTGGATGAATTGCCGCAGATTATCAATGTGATCAAAGGCGATATGAGCCTGGTCGGTCCGCGACCAACGTCGTTTGGTAGCGATACCTATCTGCTCTGGCAAACCGAACGCCTGGATGTTACGCCGGGGATCACCGGGTTATGGCAGATCCTCGGTCGGGCCGAGACCGAATTTGATGAGCGACTGCGCCTGGACATAGCCTATATCGAGCGTCAAAGCATCTGGCTTGATCTCAATATTCTCGCGCGAACGGTACTTGCCGTTGTTGAGGGCCGTGGCGCTCATTGA
- a CDS encoding YveK family protein: MDFITFFQAMLRGWWLIVLATLITVASAAYTVSRREPVYQATTKVELKPSLLLADPRQYIDAMNALDKRTTINTLANNAMGNSMQELVGRELGLPRSVIESLEIAAVVIPDTNLIEIRTKSRDPQLAAAVSNTIAEQLSRQVPARVIQVEITDRAVPPTIPVEPRPTRTITLGLLFGLALGIVFALLKHLLQTLPFLNAPTPQLASEPHKDEASRAERRVDTASTRQFFSNP, from the coding sequence ATGGATTTCATCACCTTTTTTCAGGCTATGTTGCGTGGTTGGTGGCTGATTGTGTTAGCCACGCTGATCACGGTTGCCAGCGCTGCCTATACCGTATCCCGGCGTGAGCCTGTGTATCAGGCCACCACCAAGGTGGAACTCAAACCAAGTCTCCTGCTGGCCGATCCGCGTCAGTATATCGACGCAATGAATGCGCTCGACAAGCGAACAACGATCAATACGCTGGCGAACAACGCCATGGGCAACTCGATGCAGGAGCTGGTGGGCCGGGAGTTAGGGTTGCCTCGCTCGGTGATCGAGTCGCTTGAAATCGCAGCAGTGGTCATTCCCGACACGAACCTGATCGAGATCCGTACCAAAAGTCGTGATCCGCAACTGGCCGCTGCTGTCAGCAACACGATAGCTGAACAACTTTCTCGTCAGGTGCCGGCGCGCGTCATTCAGGTGGAGATCACCGATCGGGCGGTGCCGCCGACCATCCCAGTCGAGCCGCGCCCGACGCGGACGATTACGCTCGGTCTATTGTTCGGGCTGGCACTCGGCATCGTCTTCGCCTTGCTCAAGCACTTGCTCCAGACCTTACCCTTTTTGAACGCTCCGACGCCGCAGCTTGCGTCCGAACCGCACAAGGATGAAGCATCGCGCGCTGAACGGCGGGTCGATACAGCCTCCACCCGGCAATTCTTTTCCAATCCCTAG
- a CDS encoding cohesin domain-containing protein, with product MVLVAAIFLVYQQAVAAKVAQTTTVRLIPPATARSGEAIEVLLVAEQARNLAGFQATVHFDASRLRLSGALLEKDLQRSGRDLLVLGPVMRDGSVALGAATCPVVACAQPPRPGVARIDHGVSGRVVLARLTFYTEAPGAYVVSLENVRLVDPQGRSLPLAVSGTVLNVRTR from the coding sequence GTGGTGCTGGTTGCCGCAATTTTTCTGGTCTACCAGCAGGCCGTGGCAGCCAAGGTGGCGCAGACAACTACCGTACGGCTGATACCGCCGGCTACTGCCCGCTCGGGCGAGGCGATCGAGGTGCTGTTGGTGGCCGAACAGGCCCGCAATCTAGCTGGTTTCCAGGCAACGGTCCATTTCGATGCCAGCAGGTTGCGCTTAAGCGGCGCGCTGCTTGAGAAAGATCTCCAGCGTTCGGGGCGCGATCTGTTGGTGCTTGGCCCGGTGATGCGGGATGGGAGTGTGGCCCTAGGGGCGGCAACCTGTCCGGTGGTTGCTTGTGCGCAACCGCCGCGGCCAGGGGTGGCGCGTATCGACCATGGTGTCAGCGGGCGCGTCGTGCTTGCCCGCCTAACCTTCTATACCGAAGCGCCAGGCGCCTATGTGGTGAGTCTCGAGAATGTCCGCCTGGTCGATCCTCAGGGCCGGTCCCTCCCGCTGGCAGTGTCTGGCACCGTGCTTAATGTGCGCACAAGGTAA